GTGATAAGTGACTTTATGGCTCGATTGGACCAGGTGAGAGCTGACAGTGCCTCAGGGGACCAGGTGCCTGACATGGCTCACCTCTTCTACCACTTTGCCTTGGAAGGTACCCTTGCTGGGACATGGGGCTCAGAGTGGGAAGCGGGCAAGGGaaggctgtgctcctcctcttcatttccCTGGGTTTTGTGTCTCCTGGCTCTGGGTCCTCTAATGGCTTCTGTTCTTCCCAGCTATTTGCTACGTCCTGTTTGAGAAAAGGGTGGGCTGTCTGGAGCCCTCTATCCCCAAGGACACTGCGACCTTCATCAGCTCTGTGGGGCTCATGTTCCAGAATTCAGTCTATTCAACCTTCCTCCCCAAGTGGACCCGTCCCCTGCTGCCCTTCTGGAGGCGATACCTGGCTGGCTGGGACACCATCTTCTCCTTTGGTGAGGACTCCCAGACTGGGGCCAGGGAAGAAAGTTGGTTGGCTCTCAGGACTGTGCATCTCCAAGTCTCTCCCAGGACTATCTCCCTCATGCCACCAACCATTGGAAAGGTTTGACCCATCCTCTGTTGTTCTCCATTGTCCCTGCAGGGAAGAAGTTGATTGATCAGAAAGTCAAGGAAGTGGAGGCCCAGCTACAGGCTAGGGGGCCAGATGGGGTCCAGGTATCTGGCTACCTGCACTTCCTGCTGACCGGTGGACTGCTCAGTCCTCAGAACGCTCTAGGCAGCCTGCCTGAGCTGCTCCTCGCTGGAGTGGACACGGTGCGTGAGCCGGGCTGACAAGGAGACCCAGGACTCCCAGCTCCCATCTGAACAAATCCCCCACTACCCTCTGCCTGATGCTGACCTTGATCCCTCATGTAGCTGCTCTTTCTATAACATGGCTGCGACTGTGAAAGGAAAAGAGTCATTTAGCCCGGCTGAGGCAAAAGGGCTGGTCCTTTTGTAAGAGGGATCCCATCACCTCTGGGGGCTCTTTGCTCTCTGATAGCTTGGAAGGGTCATCACACACCTATTCCAACTCTCTTTTACTGCTTGTCCATGGGCACCTTTGTCTCTAGCAGATTCCTTTTGAGCCCCTTTGTCACATGGGGCTTCTCCTTGCTACAGTCACCTGTAAGGTGCAATTCTTCATTGTATCAGTCCTTATTCCACTCACATTTAGCATCAAGGTGATGAACCCTCATCTGTTTTCCTGCCATGTTTGTGGCAAATTAACTTTCACATTTTGCATGCTCGCACTGTGTAGACCCTCGCCTCGCCTCGCTGGGTACTTCTCTAGAAATCCCCTTTCACTTTATCTCCCATTCTACCCCCTAGACATCCAACACGCTGACGTGGACTCTGTACCACCTTTCAAAGAACCCAGAGATCCAAGCGGCCTTGCACAAGGAAGTGGTGGGTGTGGTGCCCACTGGGCAGGTGCCCCAGCACAAAGACTTTGCTCGCATGCCCCTGCTCAAAGCTGTGATTAAGGAAACCTTGCGGTAGGATGTGATTCCCACAAGCTCAAGGTCTTTGTGTGTGGGAAAGCGTGAGAGACAGGAATGGGAAGTGGAGGCTGCTGGTGGGCCAGGGCCAGGAACAGGGGTGAGATGGGAAGAGGGGCTAAGGCACCAAAAGGCGAGGAAGGAGTGGCCACTCTGTCCCTCCTTGGCAGACCCCCGGCATTCTGTTCCTTGCAGCCTCTACCCTGTGGTCCCCACAAACTCCCGGATCGTGGATCAGGAAATTGAAGTTGATGGCTTCCTCTTCCCCAAGAATGTGAGTGGGCCCAGAGTGCCCAAGTAGCCAGGAGTGCCCAGAGCCCTTTGATGAGGGAGTCACACTGTCCATTCCTCCCTCGTAGACCCAGTTTGTGTTCTGCCACTATGTGGTGTCTCGGGACCCCAGCTCCTTCTCTGAGCCTGAGAGCTTCCAGCCTTACCGCTGGCTGAGGAAGAGGGAGCCTGCCATTCGTGGAAACCAACACCCATTTGGCTCTGTGCCATTTGGCTATGGGGTCCGGGCCTGCCTGGGCCGCAGGATTGCCGAGCTGGAGATGCAGCTGCTGCTGGCGAGGGTGAGCTGGGACAACTGGGAGCTCGCGTGGGCCAGGGAAGGGTGAAGGAGTCTgagggggaggagaggcagggaggtTCGGAGTCAGCGTCTGCAGAGGGGGGCAGTGGATAGAGGTCAAGGCTCCAGTCCTACCTGTGCTCTTTCTCTGTCAGCTGATGCAGCACTATGAGGTGGTCCTGGCTCCTGAGACTGGGGAGGTGAAGCCTGTGTCCCGCATTGTCCTGGTTCCTAGTCAGAAGGTGGGCCTGCGTTTCCTGCAGAGACAGTGCTGAGCTGGGCACCTGCCTTTCTGGGGCTGGTCCCAGAGGCCTTGTGTCTGGCATAGTAGCCCTCGCACACTGCCAGGTCTTAgatgaggaggaaaggaaggggactGTCCGACTCAACAGGCTGGAAGAACTCAGCACCTTCCCACAGAACCCGGAGCTTTTGACACATCTGTATCATTGTGAGCAACCCTCTCTCAGATGAAAGGCCATCTCTTACTGCATTGCTATTCTTGGTACAATATAAACTAAAAGGACTTCTAATTCTTTggagtctgtttttcttttggacCACTCAGCATCCGAACCCTTTTCTGTTTGGGGAACACCCTTTCTGTACTTAGGAATCATGATGGGAGGCCTTGCTGCCCGCTCCTTGGAGAGAGAGACCCTTGTGCGCTTCCCCAGACCTCACAGAGAGGCCTTGGCTTCACATAGTTAGGGCTGCAGCAGGGTGGCAGCAGCGGAATGATTCCAGGTGCCTTAGAGAGCAGCGCTTCTATGGTCCTGCTCCCACTGCAGATAATAGAAGCcaccagctgggtgtggtggtgcacacctgcggtcccagcactcaggaggctgaggcaggaggatgcttGAGCCAAGGAGTTTAAGACCAACATGGGCCacagagtgagaccctgtctcaaaaaaaaaaaaaaaaaaaaaaaaaaaaagaagaagaagaagaagaacccccacacacacccatttttaaggaaaattctGAGAGAGAGCCAACAGAATGCCACACAATTTGTTAGAGGAGCTCTGGGCTGGGCTGCAGTGGCCTCTAATAGATATGGAACTGCTCGAGGAGCTGAAAGTCACAATCCAGAGGATGATAGGCAAGAAACTGTTGCTACAACTGTGCATCGCCTTAGTTGTCCCCAAGCACAACCACCTTATCATAGACCGTCATGCCTCTCAGTACTCAAAGAACCAATACTGAATTGTTTGCCTCCTGACCGCCCCTGAGAGCAGGAAAAGAACATTATTCGGCCTCA
This window of the Ictidomys tridecemlineatus isolate mIctTri1 chromosome 7, mIctTri1.hap1, whole genome shotgun sequence genome carries:
- the Cyp27a1 gene encoding sterol 26-hydroxylase, mitochondrial, coding for MAALGCARLRWALLTTRAAARGLCPHGARAKAAIPATLPADEAAEGPGASPGDRRRLRSLDELPRQGQLRFFFQLFVQGYVLRLHELQVMNKAKYGPLWISSLGSQTLVNLASAPLIEQVMRQEGKYPLRDHMELWKEHRDHQGLTYGPFTTQGEHWYQLRQALNQRMLKPAEAALYTDSLNEVISDFMARLDQVRADSASGDQVPDMAHLFYHFALEAICYVLFEKRVGCLEPSIPKDTATFISSVGLMFQNSVYSTFLPKWTRPLLPFWRRYLAGWDTIFSFGKKLIDQKVKEVEAQLQARGPDGVQVSGYLHFLLTGGLLSPQNALGSLPELLLAGVDTTSNTLTWTLYHLSKNPEIQAALHKEVVGVVPTGQVPQHKDFARMPLLKAVIKETLRLYPVVPTNSRIVDQEIEVDGFLFPKNTQFVFCHYVVSRDPSSFSEPESFQPYRWLRKREPAIRGNQHPFGSVPFGYGVRACLGRRIAELEMQLLLARLMQHYEVVLAPETGEVKPVSRIVLVPSQKVGLRFLQRQC